A region of the Candidatus Methylomirabilis oxygeniifera genome:
GGTTCCGCGGTCAAGCTGGTTCGCAATGGCGCCTCGAACAGCCGGGTGCCCATGGCCAAGGATGAGCGCTCCGTGTCCTATCCAGTAGTCGATCAACTCATGGCCATCGACATCCCACTTCCTGGAGCCGTGCGCCCGATCCACGTAGATGGGGAAGGGATGGAGATGCCGGATGTCGTGAGTCAGGCCGCCGGCAATTGCCGCCCTGGCTTGCCGGAACAGAGACTCCGAGCGAGGATGGGCTCGGCGAAACTGCTCATAGATCGACGTCTCGGCCTTCTTCAATCTTTTACCTGCTTCACCACAGCCTGTATGGCAGTTTCAAGTTTTGAGTTTCAAGTATCGAGTCCGAAAAAGATTTCTCGATTCCCGGAACATGAAACCCGAAACGCGACTCGGAAAACGTATCATGCCATCCGCTCTCTGTCAACGCGGCCGGACCTGCTGCGATCGTCCATATGGCCTGCGGCCGCACGAAGGCCGTATGGGCATTATTCCTGAGTGTTTTTCACAACTAAGTTATAGTGATAATCATTACTATCGCGTATTACACAC
Encoded here:
- a CDS encoding protein of unknown function (Evidence 5 : No homology to any previously reported sequences), translated to MSFKYRVRKRFLDSRNMKPETRLGKRIMPSALCQRGRTCCDRPYGLRPHEGRMGIIPECFSQLSYSDNHYYRVLHTDTVNYKMIIFTSPEMT